A window of Phaseolus vulgaris cultivar G19833 chromosome 4, P. vulgaris v2.0, whole genome shotgun sequence genomic DNA:
AGTGATTTATGACTTTGTTTGTTAGTGCATCCAAACTCTATCCCAACATGTAAGAGAGCTCAAATATGTGTTAgggtttttgttttttcatgtCACGTGTATGTGACGTAGAATTGAagcaatatatatattattgtaatctttctttcaaatttatatatgtatCATAATTAAAAGAAGGGTATTTTTTTTCTCGAATGAATAAACCTAGAAAATTAAATCTTGAGCGAAATTAATCCCCACTGTTGcgaaaaattaacaaaattactGAAATAAAGTTATTCtagttttattttccttttgatATTGAACACCACAAATTGTTGAAATTAACAAACTATATATCAAGGTTCTAGTTTGATATATATTTGGAGTAATATTCTAGTTagagaaatattaaaaacaCGTTTTCTAACACATTCTTTAGAATTTTCTTACTGGTTGAAATTGatcatattattataaatcCAAAACTTCTTGGTATAACTCCTTAAATTCTCTATTATTCTCTTGCTCAAACCAACCATTaactttcattaatttttttttttatatcagttCTCACATTCTGCATATGTTTCAGGGTTATTCGTCCATGTTTTAAAACGAAGGAAGGAAAACTTAGAGAAAAAGTTTTCTTCATTGGGCAATTCTAGGGTTTGGAAATTGGtatatatctatctatctacCTTCAGTTCCTTGCATTGGTGAAGACTAAATCATTTCCAACTCGTCTTTGACaaatgaagaagagaaagaaaactCTTGTACGTTTCTTTATCATAGATTTTCGTTTAAAGAGAAAGCATGCGATTAAATAATCCACTTGTAGAAAGTTTTAATTCTCATTTTTGTGTAGAATTTTTGTCATCACCAACTTTTGAAACTTCGAAAccattataatataatatctaaatccaaattttctttattattctTTTGAAAGCAATTATCTATTGAtataaaggagaaaaaaaagagtGTATTAAATAGTATTGTGTGGTCCTAAAAGAGTGTCGTAaaagataacatatatgttggTCCCTCACCTATACCTAGCTTTACGTTGTCCGAAGTAGTTATCATACACAAAGACATGACAATTCTCTTGGACTAGACACCACAACTTTTGAATCTTACAACCTAAAAATCACTTATCCAAAGTGGTTTCTCTCCATGTGAACCCTTCCCCAAACACTTTGTCTTCTACATccatttttatccttttttttcagCAAGGGTTTCTAAAATGTAGAAGTGTATTTTACCTAAAATAGTATTAATCAAATTTCATGTACTAACACAGATGTTATATTTGCTTTTGTGGATACAAATtatcatgtaataatttcagtgctatatatatatatatgtatatatatttattattgattcaTGTTATTGTTACTATATGTATATTTATGACATTGTTAGAAGTATTAACTATTTTGTCTTGCTTCTATGGCCCCTCCATGTGAAGGGTTTCAGTAACCAAATCTTTTGTAGTTGTCGATAAAGTGTGACTAGCCGCTTTTTGAAGCGTGTAGAGAATGGTCCATTGGGGTTATTAATTGTGTTCCTTTGTCACAAATTTATCATACTGATCAATACAATTTTTCTTAGAGTTTTTATGCTTTAGCAATCATCATATAAAGCTTGCTCCAACTCTACATAAGACTGAAAAAgacattaaaataattaaccctttttttagttatttttttttattgataatgaattaattgaattaaaataattatttaaaagatgACAATACTTAAACAACAGATCTAATAATACAAAAACATgacaataacaaaaaattatttactcaTCACTTGAGAAATGTTAGACAAACTCTCTCTAAAACTTTTTTCCAACATTCTTTGAGTTGACATTGATTAAAAACTACTACATTTGACTCATTAATGACTGGGTTTTCTTATTTTAGTCGATTCAGCTAATTTTAACAATTagaataaatagttttttttttattgaaaaaatgtGTATATAAATTGGGATATTTAAATTAGAGTATTGAAGGATACtctaattcatataaaaaatatttgaaagtatAAGGAAAGTTTTTCTATCATTTCCTTTTAACAATTTCATTATtactaattttagtttaaaattttgattgatcattttctatataattttcTCCTGATGTCTTTTTTATCCATTAAACTCAAACTGGAATAAGAAATTTTGGTATTCAAAATCTaataaaactgttttcttttccTAATTTTGGCAGCTGATGAATGAGAATAAAAGACCAAAAAAGTATATTAACCCTAAAGTCCTTCCTAACTAGCATGATGAATGAAAATGATTACTTGGAGCAGAAAATGATAAGAAGAAGAGTACTAAATTTGTTTGACCAATAGGGTAATATCTCACGTGGCCACCTATGTGCCACTGCTTTATCTTTCAGTGCGGCGTGGTCGGTGCCATTCCGGCATCTTCCTTTTCCAAGCTGCAGACTCAACCTCACCAATTTATTCTATGCAATCAAAGCAAACCCCAAACTTTGAAAAACCCTTCATAAATACTTCCAGATTGCCATCAAAGTTATATACATAAGCTGCACCCTTCTTCCTTTCCTCCTAACACACTTTGCATGACATCAATCACTGGTAGGTTTTCCTGCGTGTTTTTCCTAATACTTCTTATCTTATCATCTACTTCTAGGGTTTATCCATAAGCCTCTTCAATTATGCACGTTTTCGTTGTGAAACTTGTTTCTGATCTTGTGTGTTTGCCTTGAACACTCACATGGTAGTCGTTGCACCCCACTAATTGCTTTGACTTTCGTTTACTTCAACAATATTTTGCCACGAACATTTCACATAATTTGGTTCAAGAGCTATTGCATATTCTtatgtgtttttatttaattattatccTCTCCAATCCCCCCGAAATCTTTACATTAGAGTATGGTTTAGTTCATATGTAATTGTGGCTAACTGTTGCTGTTGGCCAGTTAGAAATCTCTTTGCTGTCATGTGTTCTGCTCATATCCACATGAGGAACACTGACCTAGTTTGTTATATTTATGGAGTTTCAGTTCTTGGAATTATAAATTAGAATAAGCTTTGATATTCTTAGATAACTTAATTAGGAATtaatcacttttttttcttcttcttcatgaaGTAAACAACATAGTAAACAATATAGCAGATTGAATCGTAGTATCTCTTGGATTTTGATTATCACAACTATTCAACTACTATCAAAGAATTTATGTACTCTAAACAACTTgattttgaactttttttttttagttgttgTATTGTTATGTAATGTTTTGGATTTTCtattgaatttttatatttatgtcaTTTTAGGTTGAATAACATGTATATATGTGTTCTTATTTGTCTCAATCTTTGTTCTGCATCAGATACGGGCTAGGACAGCATATCTACAGTTCAAAATTAGGAGGTTGATTGTTGAAGGTGGAAGAGAAGATAGAGGAAGGAAAAGCAATTGCAACAATGAAGGGAATACAATGATCAATAGTAGAAAAGAAGCAGACTTTCCACTAAAACAGGAAGGTCTTTCTTCAAGTGATCATGAAAAGGcaaaggcttcatcatcctCCCAATGGCTGAAACTGAAGGATCCAAGGATTGTTCGTGTGTCTCGAGCCTTTGGAGGAAAAGACAGGCACAGCAAGGTGTGCACAGTGAGAGGACTAAGAGATAGGAGGGTGAGGCTTTCAGTCCCAACAGCAATTCATCTCTATGACCTCCAAGATAGGCTTGGACTCAGTCAACCTAGCAAGGTTGTTGATTGGTTGCTCAATGCAGCCAAGCATGAAATTGATGAACTGCCACCACTTCCAATTCCTCCAGGTAACTTCACCCTTGGTTATCATCCATCTCTTGTTGCTTGCAATGAAGTTAACACCTCTCCTGAAGGTTCAGGCCAAAACAGCAACACTTTATGGAAACCAAAGTCAGGAGAAATTGTCAGTGATAAACCAAATTGGATAAACAGAAGTGAAGATGAGAACAATGCTaccaaaactaataataataatagtaatgatTGTGATAATAAACACTGTCATGGTGCacatgtttttcaaaataatctCTTACCAAGACCAAACCATCCTTCTTTTCTGGGCTTGATGAACACCATGCCATCACTTGGTTACCAATGGGAGCCTAATTCAGGTGATGTTCCTCAATTGGGAAACCATGGATTTTTCAATCAAACGGATATACACAGCATTAATGTAGTTCCAATCTCATCAACTTTGGTATCAACTGGGAGTACTAGTCCTCAAATTTTGGTGTGTCCTTCTGGAGCAACACAGCCATATTTCTCTTCCCATGTTGCAGCAATGGAGATGAATGCAAGACAAATCAACCACTATCAGATGCTGACTTCAGGTTCTCAAAATCTCTTGGCAAATTCTCTCACTCCATCACAGCAACTCATGAGTAGCCAATCTGGGAAAGTGCCATTCAGCTTGGTTAGGCCTAAACTTTTTCATTCTCCTAACAGCACTGAAAGCCATCCCTCTAAAGACCAGGATTTTCCTTCCAAGTGATGTGCCACTAATGCAAAATAAAGTTACCAAAATGCTTCTCCTCACAAATTATGCATGGATCTTGAGCACTGTGTGGGAAGTTCATCATGTTGAAAACACTATTCAACATTTTGGCTTTTGAATAAGTTAACATCCGTTTGTCAAGTTATGTTTTGGTTTTCAGTTGAATCTATATAAATGCCATTCAAATACAAAAAGAATGAGAGCTGTTCCTGAAGTGCTATTGTGATTGCTAAGCCAAAGAGAACACATGTTGATGAGATAAGTTCACTCTCTCTTCTATGTTGAAGGGTTGGGATATGAGTAATAATATGCTGAGATATTATCATTTTCATAGTGCTTTTGTGATTTCTTTCTGGTCTTGTGTGTCAGTATGAACAGGATGTCTCAGTGTCCTATGTTAGTTAATTACTTTCTTACTAAagaaattgtgtttttattattcttttgatTCTCTGTGTATATATTCTATGAGATGGAACATGGCAAATGAAAGTATATAACTGATTTCTTCATAGTGTACTCTCACCAGCTCGAGAAAAATTATGCAAATAGATACTTATTTAGTTAGAAAGTGTAAAGACATCTTGAATATAAATTAtaagtgtttttttaataatttttgttgaaAATAAAGAGTTTTTAAGCAGAGAAAATTTCAAAATCGCTTCTGACTTTATATTCAAACTGCCTctaaatataacattttttttttatcagcaaatagcaatgaaattaaataagacCACTTCaagggtggtccaacccttatacaacaaaacagattttctCAAAGAGCCTTTCCATCTACATATCAACCAAAAGACCTCCTACTCTCTATCCCatctcaatcaataataaaagaaacCCAAGAAACAACCTTTtacataaaaactaaacagaatacatacataccaagggttcaagacaccaatcagagaatGAGAAATTAGCTGACGGTATCTTTGATGAGATCCATGACCAAACCTTAATCTGTGTTAGAGAGAAAATTTCAGTGTGATCAACCACTCCacctttaaataaacaattattcctGTGCCTCCATATCTCACTAACCAACGCAATCCACAGGTTTCCCATAATAAGATTAACTGAAATAGGTGCATCCAGAATCTTAAAATGTTCAAAATGAGACCCAGGATCCATACAATCCACTGATCTTATTCCTAACCAGTTATAACAGAGATTCCAAATTAGCCAAGCAACTCTGCATTCGCAAAACAAATGATTTGTTGTCTCCTCTGACCTCCTACACAAGCAACACAAATTACTCTCGATCTCAATTCCTCTTCTCTCTATATTAACCCTACAAGCAACCTTGTTTTCAATCACTCTCCAAGCTGTGACTTGAGCTGAGGGAAGCGCCTTAATTTTCCAGAAAAATTTATACCTTCTTAAGTCTTCCTCACTACCTTCTCCCCTTAAAAACCCATAAGCGGACTTAACTGAAAACTCAGTTGAATCGCTATCCTTCCAAACCCAACTATCCACTGTTTCTGTCTCTAGTGTCTTATTAGAGATCAACTCTAAAAGTTGACTTTCTTGCTCCTCTTCCCAAGCGAACAGACCCCTTCTCCACCTTAAGTTCCACTTCCACGTCCCGTTTTCCCACAATCCACAATCACATAAAACTGCCTCCTTATTAACAGATAAAGAATATAGCCTTGGAAAAGTGCTCTTCAATTCTTCTGAGACAATCCAATTGTCTGACCAAAACATAATCTCTCTCCCGTTTCCGACCTCCAAATTCAAACGATCTTCAAACTTCCCTCCCCAATCCTCAGACCTCCAGACCTTCCTTAAATCTCTCCACCACAAAGAGACCTTACTTTTATTATCTCGCTGCTCCTTCAAACCTCTCCATCCTCCATACTTAGATTCCAATACCTCCTTCCACAACCCTCCTGCTTCTGTTTTCAGGCGCCATATCCATTTTCCCATCAGAGCCAAATTAAACTGtctgacatttataataccaaGCCCTCCTGCTTCCTTAGGTTTACAAACCTTATCCCATGCCGCCCAGGCAATCTTCCTTCCATCTGACCCCCATCCCCACAAAAAATTCCTCTGCAGACTCACAATCTTCTTTAAAACAATAGACGGAATCttaaaaagagaaagataaaacagtGGTATTGACGACAAGACTGACTTAATTAAACAAATCCTCCCCGCCATCGAGATAAATCTTCATTTCCACCTGCCTAACCTTTTCTTTACCCTGTTAACCACCTCATCCCAGAACTCACCCCTCTTATGACATCCCCCTACAGGC
This region includes:
- the LOC137836987 gene encoding transcription factor TCP13 isoform X2, with translation MKKRKKTLIRARTAYLQFKIRRLIVEGGREDRGRKSNCNNEGNTMINSRKEADFPLKQEGLSSSDHEKAKASSSSQWLKLKDPRIVRVSRAFGGKDRHSKVCTVRGLRDRRVRLSVPTAIHLYDLQDRLGLSQPSKVVDWLLNAAKHEIDELPPLPIPPGQNSNTLWKPKSGEIVSDKPNWINRSEDENNATKTNNNNSNDCDNKHCHGAHVFQNNLLPRPNHPSFLGLMNTMPSLGYQWEPNSGDVPQLGNHGFFNQTDIHSINVVPISSTLVSTGSTSPQILVCPSGATQPYFSSHVAAMEMNARQINHYQMLTSGSQNLLANSLTPSQQLMSSQSGKVPFSLVRPKLFHSPNSTESHPSKDQDFPSK
- the LOC137836987 gene encoding transcription factor TCP13 isoform X1; amino-acid sequence: MKKRKKTLIRARTAYLQFKIRRLIVEGGREDRGRKSNCNNEGNTMINSRKEADFPLKQEGLSSSDHEKAKASSSSQWLKLKDPRIVRVSRAFGGKDRHSKVCTVRGLRDRRVRLSVPTAIHLYDLQDRLGLSQPSKVVDWLLNAAKHEIDELPPLPIPPGNFTLGYHPSLVACNEVNTSPEGSGQNSNTLWKPKSGEIVSDKPNWINRSEDENNATKTNNNNSNDCDNKHCHGAHVFQNNLLPRPNHPSFLGLMNTMPSLGYQWEPNSGDVPQLGNHGFFNQTDIHSINVVPISSTLVSTGSTSPQILVCPSGATQPYFSSHVAAMEMNARQINHYQMLTSGSQNLLANSLTPSQQLMSSQSGKVPFSLVRPKLFHSPNSTESHPSKDQDFPSK
- the LOC137836987 gene encoding transcription factor TCP13 isoform X3 is translated as MINSRKEADFPLKQEGLSSSDHEKAKASSSSQWLKLKDPRIVRVSRAFGGKDRHSKVCTVRGLRDRRVRLSVPTAIHLYDLQDRLGLSQPSKVVDWLLNAAKHEIDELPPLPIPPGNFTLGYHPSLVACNEVNTSPEGSGQNSNTLWKPKSGEIVSDKPNWINRSEDENNATKTNNNNSNDCDNKHCHGAHVFQNNLLPRPNHPSFLGLMNTMPSLGYQWEPNSGDVPQLGNHGFFNQTDIHSINVVPISSTLVSTGSTSPQILVCPSGATQPYFSSHVAAMEMNARQINHYQMLTSGSQNLLANSLTPSQQLMSSQSGKVPFSLVRPKLFHSPNSTESHPSKDQDFPSK
- the LOC137836987 gene encoding transcription factor TCP13 isoform X4, whose translation is MINSRKEADFPLKQEGLSSSDHEKAKASSSSQWLKLKDPRIVRVSRAFGGKDRHSKVCTVRGLRDRRVRLSVPTAIHLYDLQDRLGLSQPSKVVDWLLNAAKHEIDELPPLPIPPGQNSNTLWKPKSGEIVSDKPNWINRSEDENNATKTNNNNSNDCDNKHCHGAHVFQNNLLPRPNHPSFLGLMNTMPSLGYQWEPNSGDVPQLGNHGFFNQTDIHSINVVPISSTLVSTGSTSPQILVCPSGATQPYFSSHVAAMEMNARQINHYQMLTSGSQNLLANSLTPSQQLMSSQSGKVPFSLVRPKLFHSPNSTESHPSKDQDFPSK